From the Anopheles stephensi strain Indian chromosome X, UCI_ANSTEP_V1.0, whole genome shotgun sequence genome, the window GCATGCGTTTAAAATATTGGGAGCAGTATTAAAAGTAACatgtattgtttttcatcgttgtGTTACAGCTTCCTCATCACAATATAACACTACGTCCAGATTTTATGAAACAACTACCGACGGCAAAAAATACATCCAAGAACATCCAACCTGCAACAAACATCGTTCACCGCAATGTTTCCGCATCCATTTCTGATTCTATAAGCTCAAAGCTATAAGCAGTAATAGTCCAATAAATCTAGAGACAACAAAATCTTCTATAGACGCAGTATTGCGAGATCTTTTAGTTTCAATTGGACAGAAAATGGATGACatgacaacaaaaaattacaaatttggaCCAGAAACTTTATGAAATAGAAACTAACCACGCCAACAGGGTTCGagttgttgagaaaaatcaagCAATTATTAAAACTAAGCTGGATTTGATCTTAGATAAAATCTCTCCTCTGGATTTGATCTTAGATAAATTGGTAACAAATAGTTCATTCAACTGGGAACCAATCGCATCCAAAGAAATGTTGGATGCAGCTCAGCTTAATGATCAACAGTATAAAAAAGAATTTGAAGAATATCTGGTATGCCAGTTGCCAACAGATAGCTCGGAAGAAAGGCTTCATTCAGCGATGGACATCATATTTGCCAGACAGTTTGTTATAGAGATGAGCTGGACGGGAATTGGACATCCGAACCACAAAATTCCGTTGtatgaatataaaaatattcttgcTTTATTTAAGCACATTGGAACCTTTCACGGAGTCACTCCAACGcctcaaaaaattaaaacattcttccaaaataaattgaagcatGCTGGCCAAAGACTGAACCTGGAAGGTAAGATTAAATCCACGCACCATAGACATCAACATTCTCAttattagtattttttttatataaagtTCCTTCACTAActaagtgtccttatttttttaaatacatttttaaagaTGTAATATGTAtgttaataacaaaaaactcatgaaaaatgtataatGTAAGTTACCGCGGAACGCAGAGTTAGCATGTGCACCGAAGACAGCGCGTGCACCGTCCATTGACTCCACCAGCACGTGGCTTGCAGTATCAGCAGAATCGCCTACCGTGAGAACGCGCAACGCACAATCGGCAATATCGGCGTAACGCACGATCGGCAATATCGGCGTAACAGGAAGCGGCCAGCTACCGTGAGAAGGCGCAACGAACTATCAGCAATATCGGCGTACCCGGCAACCGGCCAGCAGCAACGCGTCACCTGGATTCATCAGTTCTAGTTTGGCAGCACTTGGGAacagttcggttcggttcggttcggttcgttatCGGTTAAAGTAGTTAGTAATAAAGAACCAATCTTTTTTAAAAAGACCCGACAAGTGTTAGACTtgtaactggcgcccgaatagggaccttcGCAGTAAACGTATAAGTTCACGGTAGTGAAAAAGCCAGCTTCAGCTGTCCCTCAAGCGGAATTAATCGCCCGGTCCAGAGCACCATCGCCGTATAACCAGCGACTTGTGACGATAGAGCGCGAAGAGCTGCACTGCAACGAAGGTTTCCAGCATCCTCGTTTCCCGCACACTAGAAGGATCCAAGCTCAACAGCGATGCAAAAGCATTTCCTCATCGTGGGATTAACTTGGTAAATATAACTAACATACTCACTTGATCCGAAAATCAAACATCCGAAAAAGTGTTTACCAGTGCGCTAGATTAGATACTcaccccaacaaaaaataacaaactaaCAAGTTCAATCGAAAAAAACTGGCTAATCCAGAAAAACACAATACCCTCATAAATCTCATTGAACTGTTTAGGAAAAGACCGATCAAAATGAATAGCGATCACGGAGAAAGCTCCAATGCAAGTGGACTAGCATCAGAAGCTGTCCCGAACGGAATGAATTACGTAGTGAATCAAAACCTATCTTTTCACGATAGAGGCAACATCCCAAGAATAGTGTCGGATTTACCCGAATTCAATGGAAATCCGAGAAATTTACCATAtttcatacttttttttttttttttttttttttttattcataaagaacggcctggccgtattgctatatttCATACTTGACGTGGAAGAAATTTTAGAATTGTTCAAAGATTACCAAGAATCTTGTGAATATTACTTGATAGTGAAAACGATTAGAAGAAAGATCAAAGGTAAAGCTAATGACATTTTAGTCACTAATAATACGCCGACAAATTGGTTAGCTATTAAAGAAGTGCTGTGTCTTTATTATTCAGATAAAAGAGATCTAATGACATTAGATCATCAGTTGAAATCCACCAAACGAATGCGCAATGAAAGTATTGAAGCTTATTACAGTAGAATTACAGAACTGATCACACTAATAAGCTCAGCCATCGTGATGGACGAAACGTGGAAAGGCCACGAACACATGATCATCAAGCTATACAACATGATAGCTTTAGACACATTCGTCAGAGGCTTAGGTGACCCGCTTTCAATGTTCTGTAAGAATTACAAGCCAGAAAGTTTAGCTAAAGCTTACCATTATTGAATTGAGTTTCAAAATGTGTATGCAAGAAATGCACCATATAGAGGACGAACATTCGATCCTGTACCTACACCCCGTTGTAACATACCACAACGACCACCTAAACCAATGcatataaattttccaccaagtCAAAAACCTGTAGAAAATACATCTCAATCCTATCAAAAGACTACGACACACAATGCTTTTGCACCAAATCGGACATTTGTGCCGAAACATAGAATCGAACCAATGGAAGTTGATCGTTCCATTAGGTCTAAACAAATTGATTATGGTAACAGACCAAAATTTGCACGACCAACCTCATCGTCGATGCAACGAAACATTCCATTCCCGAAAAGAATGGCACACACTTTACAAGATAATTGTGAACTGCAGGAAAATAGTGAAGAAGAAACTGAAGAAACCAATTGTGAACAAACAGACTATGAAGCAAATACTGCTAATTTTTTAGAGGAAACAACGGAGTGGAAAATCAAATGGGAAGATTAAACCCAAAAGTTTCCCCACTTCCGTATATAACTGTACCAACCTCAAAAGGTGATATAAAACTTCTCGTTGATTGTGGTGCAAATATCAACTTAATCTCTAACGAATGGGCAAATAAATCAGGAAGAACCACTAACAATATTATGCCACAAACTGTGCATGGCATCGCAGGAAAGGGCAATATTTCAAAAGTGACCCAATTagatattttcaaaccaatatTGAGAGAAAATTTTGAGTTCCTTGTTTTTGATTTCCACCCATTCTTCGATGGGATAATTGGAACTGAAATAATATTTCACGAAAATGTTAAATTGGTCTCTAGCAAACCAACTCTTCACGTTTTTGGGGAAGAAAGAAATTTGACAATACCACTTGAATTTTATCGGCCCAAAGCTGCAGTACGCAAAGTGAATAATTTAACATTTCAAACTACTGTCCGAACATCGCATTTGGAGAGTcatgaaaaagaaacactgTTTAATATCTTAAACCCTTTTCAACAAAATTTTCACAATCCCGATAAAAAACTGACATGTTCGACGAAAATAGAATGCAACATTTGTACAACCGACGATGTACCCATTTATCAAAAATCTTACCCATATCCTATTTCATACAAAGATGAGGTAgagaaataaatacaaaaactTTTTAACGATGGAATAATTCAACCATCTAGATCCCCATGGAATTCTCCCGTGTGGATCGTACCGAAAATAATGGACGCatcaaaagagaaaaaaaaatcgtttagtAATTGACTACCGTAAGTTAAATATACAAACCATATCGGATAAATATCCTATGCCTGAGATTTCAAATATACTTGAACAGTTAGGAGGTAATGAATATTTTACAACCCTTGACCTAGCTTCAGGGTTCCATCAGATTAAAATGCACCCAAAGGACATTgagaaaactgcattttccgTAAATTTTGGGAAATATGAGTTCGTTCGAATGCCATTTGGACTCAAAAATGCTCAAAATTATATTTACGGTCAGAAGTTTATTATCTTAACTGACCACCAACCATTGACATTCTCGTTATCAGACAAAAATGTCAACGCGAAATTGAAACGCTGGAAGTCATATCTAGAAGAGCATGACTACGAAATCAGATACAAACCTGGCAAGGCAAACGTAGTTGCAGACGCGTTAAGCCGAATACAGATACACACCTTAACACCTACACAACACTCCgctgataatgatgatgcaaATTACATCATATCAACAGAAGCACCCCTTAATGCTTTTAAACTACAAATCATCttggaaaaaacaaacactaacCCCGAGACGACAGAAATTAAACCTTTTCCAAACTACACACGAATCATCATAAAAAGAACTCGTTTAGACAAACAAATACTAACATCTCTCATGAAAGAATTCTTTGAACCAAGCAAAATAATTGGACTCTTTACTTCCGAAGAAATCATGGGACAACTACAAAAAATATACCGAGAACACTTCAGCCAATCTAAACTTTTACGCATTAGATTCACGCAAACTTTACTAAACGATATAACGGACGAAAACGAACAAGAACGGATAGTACAACAAACACATGACAGAGCTCATCGCGGAATAgacgagaacaaaaaacaaattttaagaaaatattaCTTTCCCCACTTGACACAAATAATACGAAAATACATATCGTCCTGCGACACGTGTAACACGACGAAATATGACCAACAACCTTTGAAAATACAACTTCAAGAATCCCCTATCCCAAACTTCCCGTTTGAGATCCTACACATAGACATTTATCAAATAGAGGGTCAATTATTCCTTTCGAGTATTGATAAATTCTCTAAATACGCTCGTATGATCCCCgtaaaatcaaaacataacATCCATTTACGTAACGCTTTCCATAATACAATAACTTCAAATATAATTCCATCCTCTGTAGTTATAGACAACGAAAAAGCGTTCCTATCAGCCGCGATTAAAGGTATGATGTTGgatttaaacataaaaatcattACAACACCCAGTAGCCACTCAGAAACAAATGGTCAAATAGAAAGATTACATTGAACTATAACTGAGCTGTACAGAATCCAAAAGAAATTGACACCAGACCTTGAGTTGCAGAACAATTATATGTATCGCAgtaaaaaattataacaacACTATCCACTCTTCAATCGGTAAAACACCAAAAGAAATATTATTCGGAATCACCAATAACTGTACATCCCCCGAAGAATTAGAAGAAATTAGAACCAAGAGATACGATGAAGTAATCGTCAAACTACAGGAAGCACAATTGAAAGCATTagaaaagcacaacaaaactaGAAAAGAACCACCAGAATTAGAGACTGGACAAAATGTGTACGTAAAAGACAAAGTCATAAGAGCAAAACATAAGGACAAATTTAAGAAACATATTGTATAAAGGAATAAGCACACTACGTTCAAAAACGAATTAAATCATAAAATCCAAAAATCCAATGTAAAGAATGTGACATTGaggaaaccaaccaaccagtagGAGTTCAAGGAGAACACAGAATAACCACATGACTATTGATCTTTTTACAGCATCCCATACCTATTGACCATGGCTACACTAGAAGTGCTTGACCTTACAAACAAACCAGTTGCTATAATAATCATTGGAGAAGTGAGACTAATAGAAGGATACAGGAAAATTATAAACACCATTAACGTGACGAGAATAGAAAAATCCTTGGAAAATATAGAAACCAAAATCAGACAATCAGGAACAACATCCTATATACTAAAACAAAAGTTACAGGAGATAAAGAATAATTTATATCAGATCAAACCCAAGAAAAACCCTCGTTCCAAAAGATGGGATTCATTAGGAAAAgcatggaaatggatcgcCGGATCCCCAGACGCAGATGATTTGAATGCTATAACCAAATCACTAGATCAATTAGTCGACAATAGTAATACACAAATAACGATTAACTCTATTATCCGAGAGAGATTGCGAAACATTTCAAAGAATGATAAGGAGACTACAATGTTAAAACAACTATATGCGTTAGATATGATCAAAAATGTAATAGATCAGATTGAAATGGCAATTATATTATCTAAGATAAATATTGTAAACCAAAATCTACTAACGCCTAACGAAATCGACCTAATATACCGAAATCTTCACGACCAGAACATCAGTACCGATCTAGACTCGATAGCGAACGGACGTTTTTTACGGGAGCTATAGACGGAAACACACTTACACAACAATGCACTTACGCAGTGGAACACGTGGCATACCTCGCCCAGAAATGGGTCGAAGGAAGCATTTAATCACCAAGAGACTTGCTGCTGTCCCTCTTAGTACATTTCACAACTCAGTGGACACTGGAAATCTGCCGAAATCTGGAAGAACGTCCGAACAAAATTCGTTCGATTTTTTACAAACGATCGAAGACCAGGAGATCGCCACCAATCCCGCATCCACTACCACAAGGACGACCAGATTACCACCACCAATCGTTGTAACCAGTTCAAACGTAGGCGACGTGCACAAAAAAAGTGATTGCAGCCGGTGTAGTCAAATACACTACCTCCGTTGCAAATAACGGCACTCTAGTACGCACTACTACAAGCACCGATTTTCGCGCGGTAGTGAACTACCTCAAGACAACGAACGCTGCGTTTCACACGTATCAACTAGATGaggagaaaacaacaaaagtgGTGTTACTAGGCTTGACCGACATGCCCCTGGAAGAGATCACACGCATACTGAAAGACGAAAATATCACACCTGTATCCATCAAGAAGCTGGgtataaaaaagaaacgttATGACGATCAAGCGGTATATCTACTGCATTTCAAAAAAGGGACGGTGGATATGAAAGTGTTACGGACCATCAAAGCGCTCGAACACCAAGTAGTGAAATGGAGCTACTTTTCAAACAGTAGCATGATAATGCAGTGCAAGAACTGCCAACGGTTCGGCCATGGAGCAGCAAATTGTTACAGACCTGCCGTGTGTATTAAGTGCGCGGAACATCACGGTTCTACAGACTGCCCAGTTTCAAAGAGCTCGACGGACGGAGTTATACCAACGCACAAATTAAAATGTGCTAACTGCGGAGGAAACCATACGGCGAATTATTTTGGTTGTCCAATTCGCATGAACAAAACGACGACAGGAATAGATAAGACCAGGTCAACAGTGGCTTCGAAACAGGCACCAATTTTAAACGGTAATTTCCCCCACCTTCCCTCCGTTCAACCATCCCGATCCTATACAGCCAACACAAACACTAACATGTTTCAAACCCAGCAACCAAATTACAGTTCATTCGCCAAAGCAACTGCAGATAACAACAATGACCTTTTCAACCCAGACGAAATTGTCGAAATAGTAAAAGAAACTTTCTCATGTTTGAGGAACTGTTCCAAAAAAGAAGACCAGATTCTAGTGGTTTTCAAAATTGTACAAAAGTATTGTTTTCCGTGATGGCAGGACCACACCATTTAATAGTTTCCTACTGGAATGCTAATAgcatttcaaacaaaaaacttgagcttattcattatttaaacaaaaataaaatagatatTATGACTGTATGTGAAACTTTTCTCAAACCTGGTCAAACATTCAATGTGACTAACTATAGAACTTACAGAATTGACAGAGCAAATGGAGCTAAAGGCGGTATAATGGTACTGGTTAAAAGCAGTTTAAGTCATAAATTACTTCCAGCTTTTAATCTGAAAATAATCGAAGCAATAGGTCTTGAAATCCGACATAACAACATTCCATTATCAATTATCGGAACATATCACCCGGGAGCCAATACGGATATGGTAAAATTTAAAAGCGACATTCAAACGCTTACAAACATGAGAAATAGTTTCTTTATTTGTGGAGATCTGAACGCACGCCATAGACTATGGAATTGTGTTTCTTCCAATCGAGCTGGAAAAATCCTCTTTGATGAATTGCAAAAAGGACAATTTTCTATATTTCACCCAGATTCACCAACATATTTCCCAGTAAACACCCAATCTAATCCTTCCACAATAGACattaaaattacaaataataaacaCAATATATCAAACCCATTGACATCGGTAGATTTTACCTCAGACCATTTACCCGTACGCTTTACAATCGAAAACCTTTCCATGACTGCTATTCCCGGAGCTCAAATATACGATTATTCAAATGCAGATTGGAATACTTTTAAAACCCATCTTAAAAACTCAATCAATGTGAGGGAAATAAACATGAGTAACGTACACTGTCACACAAAAATAGACAATATGATTGGAAAAGTAACAGAGGAAATTAGCAGAGCTCATGATCTTGCAGTGCCCAAAAAAACACCAGGGAAATACAATATAATCATACCTGATTCAATCCTTCGCCTTATCAAAATACGAAACATGTATAGGAAAAAATTACAAAGACAAAGACAAAACTCAACCTTTAAATCCATTTACATGCAACtgtcaaatgaaataaaaacacagcTAAATCAGGTTCGGAATACAGCATGGTCGAATAATCTTAATTCAATGAACGGCCATACTAGCCAAAACAAAGTGTGGAAATTTGtaagaattataaaaaatcaaccCAAATCCATTCCGACATTAAAACAAGATGGGAAATTATTGCTTACTGCTGCTGAAAAATGTGAGTctttaaaatcacatttcctaCTAGCTCACCACACAACATTTAACAACTTTAGCACTGAAGAAAACCGAGTGAATAATACCGTCAATAATTTTCTTAATCATTTTACCTCTGATTTTGTCCCTAGAGAACTTATCAAGCCAAACTTGGAACTTAtcaggcggtccggtggccgaggcgacagcggcgccggtcttcacacggcagggccggggttcaaatcccatccagaccgcctccccgtacgaaaggctgactacttttctacgggtataattaagtcacagaaagccagaaatggcaggccgagacctctcaaggttgtagtgccacagaagaagaagaacttatCAAGCCAAAAGAAATTTTTCAAATcttaaaaaatcttaaataaaaaaaatctactggTTTGGATAGTATAAACAacagagcaataaaaaaacttcCCAGAAACGTCATGATATATATAAACGTAATTTTCAATAGTTGCCTTAAGCTAGGCTATTTTCCAAGTAATTGGAAATTATCCAAAGTTGTTGCCATCATAAAGCCTGGGAAAGATAGCACTTTAGCAGCTAACTATAGACCTATTAGCCTTCTAAGCTGCCTTGGAAAATTTTTCGAAAAAACCCATGGCAATTAAGCTAAGAACACACACTGACCGTTTCAACATCATTCCCAAGTGCCAATTTGGATTCCAACCAAGGCTATCTACAACACATCAACTTGATAGACTAAAATCAGATATTATTGCAAtgagaaacataaaaaaatcgaCTGGCCTAGTACTTTTAGATTCTGAAAAAGCGTTTGACACCATCTGGCATAAAGCcttaatttataaattaattaatttaaagtttCCCAAATACTTAATACATGTAATACAGAGCTTCATCACGGATAGAAAAAACACGGTCCACATTTCCAACAATACCTCAGAAGCATACACTCCCACAGCAGGTGTTCCACAAGGAAGTGTACTTTCACCTATTTTGTTCAATGTGTACATCTCTGACATaccgaaaatgaaaaattgcaatCAATACCTATTTGCTGATGACGTTGCAATTAGTGCAAATGGTAAAATGTCTAAATCCATAGTTAATACTTTAAACTCTGCTCTTAAAACTTACttgaaatattgcaaaaaGTGGAAGTTGAAAATAAATAGTGAGAAATCTGAAGCTATATTTTTCACACGCTTcagaaaagcaaataaaattccTAATACACAGCTCAGCATAGACAACACAAGCATTCCATGGAAGGTTAATGTTAAATATCTTGGCCTGACTCTAGATAAAAGATAATGTTcccaaaataaatatttgaaaaccaTACTTAATGTTCCCATGTGGCATAGAACTCATCTTGTTCACAGATCTTGCAATATAAATACCATCGATCAACATATAAGGAAATTAACAACAAACtataataacaaaaatatcATGACCCTAAACGAATAACTggttgaaacaaaaacaaaaaacatcttCCCTCACTTACATTCCCATTCCCAACCACAACACCCACAACCACACCTCATTTCACTCCATATGACCTACCCCCGTTACCGTTCAAACTTAAACCTATTGAAATTGAAAGCCAATACAACATCACTCATGTCTAGAAGACGTACGTAGCAAACATAAGTTAGATATAAGTTAGGTTGTAGGCTAGATTAAGcgtaaaaatattgttttttttttatccgtgATGTGGGTTTTTGCCTTAAAAATTTTCTCACTATACTGTTCAAACGCCAAAATGGTAAATTATCTCTCAAAATCGACAAGCTCAAAAATCTATTCAAAACAACGAGGAAAGATAAGATCGAACCCGTCAATAACATATTATCCATGTACAAACTACAATGAACTTCATCCAAATaaactattactactactactactactactcacGACCAGAACATCAGAACCGATATGATAGAAGAAATACTACAATTCATAACAACGCGCATAGCAGTGAAAGATGACATCATACTGTACATCATAGAAATCCCGAACCTCAGCACAATATCGTATGCACACTTAAGAGTTGAGCCAGTAGTTAAGAAAAGTCAAAAAGTAAAACTATTGTCCAACCGTTTCTTGCGATATGAAGAAAATGTATTGAAGCAAACAGGAACGTGCCTAAAAATAAGCAACATGACGTTATGCAAGACAGACGAAATCGAAGATGTCTCTACGCACAAATGTGATGCCAATATGATACTAGGACACCCATGTGAATGTGCTTTCGTAACAGCCATAGATCGAAGCACAGTATTAGAGATTAGTCCAACCATAGTCCTTATTAACGATGCGAACGATACCCTGTACTCGACCTGCGATTCGACAGAAATACCTCTCAAAGGAGCGTACTTAATACATTACAGGAACTGTTCTATACGCTTTAAAAACTACAGTTTCTCCAATAGTGAAATCGCTAAAGTCGAACACCCCGTGTACACAATAGCTACAGACCTTAGAGTCAAAAGAATCAATAGCAACCCAAATGAGATACTGGAAGGAACACGCCTTCGCAAATTAGAACACATCTTTACGCATCAGGCTTCGTGGCCAGCTTGGACTTTGCTTATCTCAATAATAGGTATCACACCATTAATGTtgctaggaaaaaaaatcaaaagcaaaCACCATACGAATATCCACAGAGACAGTAGAAATTCATAACCAAGAAACCATTCGATATTTTACTCCACCAACTTTGGCCAACTCACATCAACAACGTTAACCAGGAGATTAAACGCTCTGAAAGGGGAGCAGTTACCGCGGAACGCAGAGTTAGCATGTGCACCGAAGACAGCGCGTGCACCGTCCATTGACTCCACCAGCACGTGGCTTGCAGTATCAGCAGAATCGCCTACCGTGAGAACGCGCAACGCACAATCGGCAATATCGGCGTAACGCACGATCGGCAATATCGGCGTAACAGGAAGCGGCCAGCTACCGTGAGAAGGCGCAACGCACCATCAGCAATATCGGCGTACCCGGCAACCGGCCAGCAGCAACGCGTCACCTGGATTCATCAGTTCTAGTTTGGCAGCACTTGGGAacagttcggttcggttcggttcggttcgttatCGGTTAAAGTAGTTAGTAATAAAGAACCAATCTTTTTTAAAAAGACCCAACAAGTGTTAGACTTGTAACTTGTATAATATGTAAAAAGTAAAGAGGTACACTTCCAGGAATTCCAGGTGGCTTCAGCGCTTTATTCGTAACTTTCGTACTGCACGACGGTTGGCTAATTACTGACTCCAGCTCTTTAGGGACATACGTTTATATAGGCTCTTTCGTGAGCACAGGGTGATCCTTCCGTTCAGGATTTTTTACTTTCTTACAATTGGCCGTCCTGATATTTCTTTCGTCCCGGAAGAATTACTCGTCTTCAAAGTCTTTGTCCCTAATCTCTTGCTCTAACTCTTCTGGGTTGTTTGT encodes:
- the LOC118507437 gene encoding uncharacterized protein LOC118507437, which translates into the protein MATLEVLDLTNKPVAIIIIGEVRLIEGYRKIINTINVTRIEKSLENIETKIRQSGTTSYILKQKLQEIKNNLYQIKPKKNPRSKRWDSLGKAWKWIAGSPDADDLNAITKSLDQLVDNSNTQITINSIIRERLRNISKNDKETTMLKQLYALDMIKNVIDQIEMAIILSKINIVNQNLLTPNEIDLIYRNLHDQNISTDLDSIANGLRTTTSTDFRAVVNYLKTTNAAFHTYQLDEEKTTKVVLLGLTDMPLEEITRILKDENITPVSIKKLGIKKKRYDDQATTTTTTTHDQNIRTDMIEEILQFITTRIAVKDDIILYIIEIPNLSTISYAHLRVEPVVKKSQKVKLLSNRFLRYEENVLKQTGTCLKISNMTLCKTDEIEDVSTHKCDANMILGHPCECAFVTAIDRSTVLEISPTIVLINDANDTLYSTCDSTEIPLKGAKRPATVRRRNAPSAISAYPATGQQQRVTWIHQF